A single genomic interval of Ruminococcus sp. NK3A76 harbors:
- a CDS encoding energy-coupling factor transporter transmembrane component T: MIKDITIGQYFPGKSPVHRMDPRVKIILTAVFIVMLFLSKSIWGLLVGAVFTVVSFLISRIPFKLMLKSLKPIVPIIIFTAVLNLFFIKTGEPYFKWKIFQITDEGVDTAVFMAVRIICLIIGSSLLTYTTSPIDLTDAIERLLSPLKKIKVPVHELAMMMTIALRFIPTLIEETDKIMSAQKARGADMETGSLMKRARALIPILVPLFVSSFRRAEELALAMECRCYHGGEGRTRMKQLHMSAVDGAAFAFTAFFLAGVITLNIVL, encoded by the coding sequence TTGATAAAGGATATAACGATAGGGCAGTATTTCCCCGGTAAGAGCCCGGTACACAGAATGGACCCGAGGGTGAAGATAATCCTTACTGCCGTTTTTATAGTGATGCTCTTTCTGTCAAAGAGCATATGGGGGCTGCTCGTCGGCGCAGTATTTACTGTGGTGTCATTTCTGATATCACGCATACCGTTCAAGCTGATGCTAAAGAGCTTGAAGCCTATAGTTCCCATAATCATTTTCACAGCAGTTCTCAACCTGTTCTTTATTAAGACAGGTGAGCCGTATTTTAAGTGGAAGATATTTCAGATAACCGATGAGGGTGTCGATACGGCAGTGTTTATGGCAGTCAGGATAATCTGCCTTATCATAGGCTCGTCGCTGCTGACATATACTACCTCGCCGATAGACCTTACAGATGCTATCGAGAGGCTTCTCTCACCGCTAAAGAAGATAAAAGTCCCCGTGCATGAGCTCGCTATGATGATGACAATAGCGCTCAGGTTTATCCCGACGCTCATTGAGGAGACTGATAAGATAATGTCAGCTCAGAAGGCAAGGGGCGCTGATATGGAAACAGGCTCGCTTATGAAGCGTGCAAGGGCGCTGATACCTATTCTTGTGCCGCTGTTTGTGTCATCATTCAGACGTGCCGAGGAGCTTGCACTTGCAATGGAGTGCCGCTGCTACCACGGCGGCGAGGGCAGAACAAGAATGAAGCAGCTGCATATGAGCGCTGTTGACGGTGCTGCATTTGCTTTTACAGCGTTCTTTTTGGCAGGCGTTATCACACTGAATATAGTTTTGTAA